From the Synchiropus splendidus isolate RoL2022-P1 chromosome 3, RoL_Sspl_1.0, whole genome shotgun sequence genome, the window TTATCTGCCGGTTCATCTGTCAGTCAGCTCCAGAGGAAGAAAGATTCCAAACTTCAGTTTCTCAAATCTGCccccttttgttttcaaaacttaGCCGACTTAAAGTGGGAGGGTGAATTTAAGGTAAAACCAACAAAACCTTACTTCAAAGACGACGTGAGCAGGAACGTGCCAGACGCATTACACTCGAACGTCAGCCTGTGACTGCATTTATTTGGAGACTAAGTTCTTAACCTCTGATGTCACTTGGCCGTGtttgacccttgacctctgaTCCCTGCAGGCCCCCCCTCTGCACCCCGCTCAATTGTCAGTCAAATCAATGACACCACTGTCACCTTGGAGTGGAGTGAGCCGCTGGACCGAGGAGGACGTCCCGACCTCACATATCGCATTATCTGCTCCATCTGCAGGCCCACTGCCAAGGTAACTAGTCCACTCACACCAGGAGAGTCCAGACCAGGACAAGCGGTCTGGAACAGGCATTGTGTTAGGTATGCGATGAAGAAAACTATGTGTCACTAAAACTGGTTCTGTCAGACCTGGACCAGTTACTTCATTACTCATTCAAACGTTGTGTACCGTGGCTCCTGGCTCGTATATAATTCAGTGTTTAAGTGAGACTCaatgcaaatgttttcatgGAATACTTCAAAACATCAATCAAATTGAACAtatttttctcttattttattttttaaactcaaCTTATTTTATTACTTTGAGCATTTTTAGCATtctattataatatttttgatTCAACCTTTTTCCTGcctgacatttttcttttataaaagTATATCCAAGTGTCTTCTTCATTTTCCAATCTTGTCTTTGTCGTCATGTTGCTTGTGCAAGTAATATTCACTCCACCATCGTCTTATTATTTCACCATGTCAGAATGTAGAGGACCCCTCCCGAAAATAGCCTCAGTGGGAAATTCGACTGTGCTATCCAACCTTCCTTGTTACCAAAACATTCAGTGGCTCCATgttccttcctcctcctgcagggaTTAGCCAGCTCCTGCTCTCCATGTGACGACGGCGTCTTGTTCAAGCCAGCCCAGCAGGGTCTGACTCAGCGGCGTGTTGTGGTTGGGGGTCTCATCCCACACTCCAGTTACAGCTTTACTATCCAAGCTCTCAATGGCGTCTCTGAAATCAGCCAGGTGGAGCCGTCCTCCAATCGGGTCAATGTCACTACGAGGAAAGATGGTAAAGAGACAACTACTGGTCACATGATGTGGATTTACGTTGTTGATGAATCTTGTCCACTAATAATACATGTTTGTGTTGTAGTTCCTCTCCCAGTTGTCGGTCTGAGAAGGGTGGCTGCCTCAGAGTCCACTTTTACATTGGAGTGGAACGCTGCTCTTTtacagaaccagaaccacatCCTGGACTACCAGCTGCGTTACTATGCCAAGGTAAACTTGGACTTAATGACCAAACCTGCTCTCATGTGTGTTGCCTTGGTCTGAGTGAATTGTCATCGTGTTCAGGACGGGGAGGATGCGGGCCAGTGGCACTACCTGTCCAGCAGGACTTCGTCTGTGGTGATCCCTGGACTGCGACGGTCTACGCAGTACCTGGTGCAGGTTCGGGCCCGTTCCCAGGCTGGTTACGGGCCATTCAGCGCTGCAGGCAGCTTCAGCACACTTCCGGATGGTAGGAAGACTGATGTCTAATGGTTTGCTTGACTGACTGGCTCACAATGTTTACGCTTGCcgctttattttgaaggggTGGCTCACGGCCAGCTGGTTCTGACTGCTGTTCTGGTGTCTTTGGCGATCCTGCTGCTGATGGCTGCCGTGATTATTGCTCTCTGCTGCTACCGGTAAGAATTGGAGTTGCATGTGCCAGGAAGTTAATAACAATGAGATGCTGACCTTgagaaatgcacacacacaaacacgcacacatgcagtcGGGTGTGTGGTGATGACCATTATCAGAGAAAATGGACACAATGAGATGAGAACATTCCTGGGAAAAGGAAAAAAGCCctttcctcctgcctctctgtctctgcGTGACAATAAATGTCTGACTTTTGTAACTATAACTGCGTTTGTCTGTCGTCTGACCGTCTGCCTGCTTGTCCCACAGCAGGAGACGTAAGGAGTCACAAATCAGCGACAAAATTGGCCACTACCAGATGGGACAAAGTAAGTTCACCTGACGTGAAGAGGCTGGGGATAGTGGCATGGCTTCAGCTCACTAATGCACACCCACCTTTTTTTAGCAATGAAAGTTTACATTGACCCCTTCACCTATGAAGACCCCAACGAAGCTGTGAGAGAGTTCGCCAAGGAGATTGATGCTTCGTTTGTGAAGATTGAAGAAGTGATCGGAGCAGGTAAGCTCGTGTTTGTGTCACCTGTGCTGCGTCTTTCAGGAGCTCAAATAAAGTCATATATTGTAATCATCAGAAACAGGGTCCCACCTTTGTCAGGTTTCATCGGTGTTGGACTCTACAAGAATATTACTTAAAAAATACAAAGacacaacacaaagaaaaattGGAGCTTAAAGAAGCTGAAATTTAAGTGGATGAAGTGAATCCACATATCTCCACatgaaatatgacaaaaaagGATAGGTTTGGGAAGTGTGTGTCTCATGTTAGGGTCTGCTATAGACCTATTAATAGTGAGCCTTGGTTTTTCTGTTGTAAGCTGCCGCTGGTGTCAAAGCCTCCTACTTTGAAATGTCCACCAAATGGAAACTATCAGGTTTCCATCTCTGGAGTCTTCTCTGAGAAAACATGAGGTCACTTTTGTCCTACAACATGAATCCAGTCTTATTAAAAGTAAACACAACTGTGTgagtgcttgtgtgtttgtgcgtgcatGTTAGCGCTAACgtgtcctgtgtgtgtgggtgtgtaggTGAGGGAGTTTAGGTGTGTCTGTCGTCCACGCAGTCATGAAAACCCAGCGGCTTTGTTTCTGTAGTAACTGCTATCTGGTTACTTCTAATGTCATCACCAGAGACTACTACTGTTAcagtagacacacacacacacacacacacacacacacacacacacacacacacacacacacacacacacacacacacacacacacacacacacacacatgtatccacttgtgtgtgagtgttgtaTGAAGTCCTGGTATGTACTAATGAGCCTTAAAGGAACATTACACCTCAGAAACAATGCTGTTTCTAAGAGTGGAGTCCCTCAGGATTCTGTGCTCGGGCTTTTCTAGTTTTAGAAAACTGTACTACCTTTGTATTAGAGTCATGTTTGAACCTCAGCTCAAGGGCCTCTCTGAGTCAAGCTAGCCTGTAGCCAATTTCCTCAGCGTCAATACTTCACCGTATGTAACATAGTCAAATGTGCTGGTGAGTGTTCTTGCCTTGACAGGCACTTCATGTTCCAATTCTTCAATCTTTGAAACATGTTCAGTCCTTCAATTAGATTATGAAGTTTGAACTTAGATGTTGGACTTTTAATGGGTAGCGTTCTGGAAACCTGAgagattcaacatttttaccttgtttgttttctcccacATGTGTTGTGTTCTTTCATATTGTGTGTCTTAAAACAAATCTTTTCTTGTGGCCAGGTGAATTCGGGGAAGTGTGCCGTGGTCGCCTGCGAGTCCCTGGCCGGAAGGAAAACTATGTGGCCATCAAGACACTGAAGGGCGGCTACACCGAGAAGCAGAGGCGGGACTTCTTGTCGGAGGCGTCCATCATGGGCCAGTTTCAGCACCCCAACATCATCCACCTGGAGGGCGTCATCACCACTTCCTGTCCCGTCATGATCCTCACAGAGTTTATGGAGAATGGAGCTCTAGACAGTTTCCTGAGGGTGAGAGAGTCTTCCACACAAAGATGTTGACGCTAACACCTGAAGTATAGAAGCTCTAAGCTTTTCTCTCCGATCCTTCCCAGCCTGTATTTGTCAAAAAAACACTGTCAGCTGTGTTTAGTTAACtacatctgtccatccatcaggTGAATGACGGTCAGTTCACCACTATCCAGCTGGTGGGAATGTTGCGAGGGATCGCAGCAGGGATGAAATATCTGTCGGACATGAGCTTTGTCCACCGAGACCTCGCCGCTCGTAACATCCTGGTCAACTCCAATCTGGTCTGCAAGGTATGACCAGGCCGCTGGCTCGCAGGTTGCTCTCCATGCCTACTGATCTGACAATTTCCTTCTTTTGTTCAGGTCTCTGATTTTGGTCTCAGCCGGTTCTTGACCGAAAACTCTTCAGACCCGACGTACACCAGCTCCCTGGTGAGTCGAACAAAGAAGAGCTGATGTGATGATATCAGTTTTTGTCAGTCTCTCATGTACTCaggcttttgtgtgtgtcactcagGGAGGGAAGATTCCCATACGCTGGACGGCTCCTGAAGCCATCGCCTACAGGTGAGCTTCACTCCACTCAGACCTTCTGGCTCCGTCTCATTTTCACTCTCCAATTTCGACTCACACATTTTTTGTGTAAAGCCAGATCTGATTGTTGGCATGAACAGAACCATTACTCTTTGCAGGAAATTTACGTCAGCGAGTGATGCTTGGAGTTACGGGATCGTCATGTGGGAAGTGATGTCATACGGGGAACGACCATACTGGGACATGAGTAACCAGGATGTAAGCACCTCCTTTGTTCTGCTACAGTACAGTCCCTCGACTCTGGGCTTAATCTGGCCTCTCTCTGCTATTCAGGTTATTAACGCCATCGAACAAGACTACCGGCTGCCGCCGCCCCCAGAGTGTCCCGCCTCCCTGCACGGCCTCATGCTGGACTGCTGGCAGAAGGAGCGAGCCAACcgcccgaggttctgcgacgtGGTGGCCGCGCTCGACCGGCTGATCCGAAATCCTGCTTCGCTGAAGGTGACCCATCCAGAGGGACCCAGGTGAGCTGACTTCAATAAGTGACGTGACGCATGCGTGTGggcacatatgtgtgtgtgtgtgtccaaatAAAAGTGCTCCACTGATTGTGGGTCAGGAAGATCCCCTTAATAAGTGACAGATGGGTGTCAGGTGTCTTGTTAGTCATCCTTCGGTGGGATTTGTCCATTCCAGAGGTGGGCTGGAATTTCTGCAGAGGGGAGGGGGATTCATGAAGACAATCCAGACAGCTTTGTCATGTGGCTCCTCAGAGTACAAACAGGTCCTGCTCACTAAACTTTTTAATTCCAGCCATAAGGATGTAGACAGAGCCCTGCTGGGAGTGATCCCAGCCTCAGTTGGAAACGTGTTCCCAAACTTCCTTCCCTCTCGGAATTTGATTGACAGAGGTGGAATGTAATTTATACAGCAGCTGCTGGGGGTCAGGGGGTCGAAGGTCCATGGTGAAGAAAAGAGGAGCACACAAACGGGGCGGGGCCAACCGCCCTGCCAGCTGTGTGATTGACAGTTGTTTATATAGATGCAGACACGAGTGTTTATCAGAGCAGGTGCAGAATACTTCAACATTTCTCTCGGTCTCACAGTCCGTCCCAGCCGCTGCTGGACCAGCGGATCCCGCCTCCCCTGTCCGCCTGCGGTTCTGTCTCGGAGTGGCTCCGGGCCATCAAGATGGAGCGCTATGAGCAAAGCTTCCTGCAGGCCGGATTCACAAGCCTGGATCTTGTCTCTCAGCTGGACACAGAGTAAGACCACATCCATTAcgtattctgtgtgtgtgtgtgtgcgcgctttGTTTATCATACTTTGTagagaccaattcttgacaaaccGTATGACATTGggaggacatttggctggttggttcagagtcctggttaaggttagccatttttttggatggttaggtttagggtgagagactgaggaaagcattatggctatgagaaacctcactatgtccccacaaggatagaaaaacaaacgtgtgggTGGGgagggtgtgagtgtgtgtgtggctctaAATAACAGATGATATCTGCTGTTTATCCGCAGAGATCTTCTCAGAGTGGGTGTGACCCTTGCTGGGCACCAGAAGAAAATCCTCTCCTCCATCCAGACACTGAGGATACACAAGGTTTCGCCCACCATGGTCTACTGACCAATTATATGTCTCTTAATGGACAGCAGCTCTGTTCTTTTGTCACCAGTCTGAAAGCCTGTGGACAAAAGAAACTCCACTGACAGAAAGTATGACTCACTTAAGCAGCACAAACTCAGGGGAGGTCTGTGTCATTGTTCTTTCAGCCAATAAGGGTTGTCAGCTGCTGAAGTCTCGGCCTATTGGCCAGCCAACAGTTGCTCAGGAAACTGAATCTGCGACCAACTCCTGGACACACTTGGTGTGAAATGGGCTTTGTTTGGATCCAAATGTGTCAACAAGGGTTGATCTGAGCTCAGACATTCTCTGGAATCTTCTGATGCTTAAGGAATTTGGAATTCAAAACAGTACTATCGGCTCTTTGGATCATCAGATGGTCAAACAGGAGACCTTGAAACGGTGCTAGAAGGAATTTGCTTGGACTGTCCTCAGAAGTTGTTGAATCACTCCACCTCTTCTTCAAGATCCAGTGGAGCCACACAGAAACCTCCTGGACACTCCACTCAGACACTCGGGTGTTTCTGTGCCAGTTTGAAAACATTCATGGGATATTCGGTCCGTGGATGCCTGTTGGAGGAAATGTATGTTGTTCCGTTTGGACACATGGACCCTGTGAGTCACATTCCAGGACGGATTCAAGAATCACTCAATAACTCCACTGGGAAATCTGCCCGTGCACTTCAGGAAATCTTTTCAATAACTGGAGAAGTAGGTTCAGACAGTTGGAACTGTGCGCAGAACTGGTGGTGTCACAAGTGGAGGAACATTTCTGAAGTCGCTGCCAAATCTTTGGTGGATGGAAAGAGTTTTGCAACTTTTTAATGTTCTTAAAGTTCTGTACCAGAGCCCTTAATTACTCCCATTTTTGGGATCAAAAACGAAAATCAGGAACTATCGATGATTATTGGTGACTAATTGTTTGCAGTTTCAACATGAGGACTGAATCAGTTACCAAATATCTCTGTGATCACGAAACTGTGGACTGAACCAAATCACtaggttgtttttgtcttttaaaaatatatattttttagcaCTTTTTGTACATGTTTGGCCTGAATCAAGCAAAGAAGAGATCTGAGTTTTATACTGAATATACATTTCCTGAGAAAAAGTGTTCTGTaaagaatttaaataaaaactatGTTTGTGTTCTACTTGACTCTTCAGTATGTGTGAGTGGAGAGGTGAAGACGGCAGATTGAATCATATgatacacaaataaaaacaacttgtgTGCTGATAAAAAGAGGTGCACAAAAATATAGGTTCGATATGGTTCTCAGTTTTAAACCTTCAATTGAGAAGCAACACAAATGCAAACTATGAACAACTACAACACACCTTTTCCTTTCAATTGGTTTTTGAAATAAcattctcaaaaaaaaacaaattacgaAAAGAATATTACTACAACCTTCAATCATACTCTTTACTCTATTTAACCGATATATGATGATTCTTCACTGAATGTGACGATAGATTCCAGCGATGTAGAAAACACGGCTGCTTCCTCACGCCAACAGTGCGATTTTTGTGTCTCTCTCTTGTGTCCTTGCGTGTCTCTCATTATAGCACAAGTTCCGCGTATCGTTACACCCCACGTATTTACACATGGTCACTGACATGTGAGTGGCCGAGTACAGAGGGACTCCACGTATTGTTTTGATTACTAGAACCTCTTGTGACATGAAGATGTTCCATGAAGTTCACAAGTTCAACAAGAACTGAAGCCAGCTTTATCATCGAAAGTCACCAGTCCAGCGTTGCTGCTAGCTCCCCGCATCAGTCTTGTCATGAGTCAAACACCAGTTAAATCAATAATTGTTTGACTTTCTCCGAGTTCTGCTTGATAATCATTGTGACAGAGACGTAAGTTACAGTGCTGGGACCGTTTTACAGCGCCGGAATCAAATATTTCTGCGGTTGTTTCAACTAGTGAAGACATTCAtcagtttcatttgtgattagagaaaataaacaactaTGAACAGAATGGGAGCCAAGATAAAATGGGCTCTATAAAGAGCCAGGTCATTATGCTGCATTTAATGGTTCCACTGCCTTCATGGGAAAGGGGGGCGGCAGTGGACCAAGAATAACAGGTTAAAATGAGGCACCTGGACATGGTGGGAGTTCTGGTTTCCAAGGTAGAATGAAGCAAGCCGCTGACTGGAATATGACTCCAGACTGAGGAACCTCTTTGATATGAAGGTGAAACAGCTTCAAAACCAAGCTCACTTTTTGGGTGTTTGATGACCTGCGAGCCCTCTGAAGCGCTCCAGTAAGGACATCATGATGTTCTCTGAGGTAAGGCTGGTGTCATCTTGATAAAAGATGAACAGCAAACATGACCTCCTCAGAGAAGAACAACATCGGCACGTCTTTCTGCCGCCACGGAGCGGCTAACCGCCTCAAAAGTCAATCACAGATCAGGTCCAGATGTGGGGACCAAAGTGTGACGGGGGTTTGCCTTGAtagcccagtgtgtgtgtgtgtaagtagACCGATGGGTGAAGCAGAAACCGGATTAAAGGCAGTGCTGAGTCCACACTTCTGTACCGGAGCGATGGTGTCGATAGAACTCGCTTCTTTTTGAGTTGTTTATCACAAGTGTAAAACTGGAGATTTAAACCCAGATGTTCCCCTCATGTTTCTTGTTATTCCTTTTTTTATCAGCAAAGACAAGTGAGTGTTtgtggaaagatttttttttggtgcaaCTCCACAAGCAAAGACATATTTTCATGAATTCCGTGACTCGGTCTGCAAGAATGATGGTTGGGAGAGATGTGTTATGCATCTCTGCATGAACCAGTGACTGAGCTGAAGCAGGTCCAGCCTATCTCTTTGGCACTGCTGAAAGCAGGGAGAAGTTGAGGCGTCGCACGATTGATGGGAAAACTTGAGATCTGTTGCCCAATGACGTCCATGTTTTGGATTGTGATGAGTGTGACTCGTCGATCTGGAATCTGCATGCAGACTTTTGCCCGGAATTCTGGCGGACTTTGCTCCCACCTGGTCCTGTcttccatttctttttcctGAAGTCGGGTTGCAGGGGCAGCAAACAAAGTTAAGAGACCCAAACCTCCGTTTCTACAGAGACCCTTCGTCCTGTTCCCAGGTTCTCATCTCATAATATTCCTAGCTGAGTTGAACATGCATAGAATACTGGGCATTTTGCAGTGCAACTTGAAATTCATACGGTGATTCAGGGCAATGACCCAGTGTTAGTGTAGCTGAT encodes:
- the LOC128755581 gene encoding ephrin type-B receptor 4b-like: MEVRRVLRASSCGLLLLLHPLLWSFSRGDEEVLMNTKLATSDLLWTNYPPDNRQWEEVSGLDDEGNSVRIHEICTLGDPDSYWLRTRWIPRGEATTIYVEIRFTMVECSLKAHCKETFNLYQYQADSDEATATHPAWMENPYVKVATVAADHLLFKGRERRFNVKLLRLEPMQKAGFHLAFQSQSACMALLSVRVFYRKCPSIRRAFASFPETIPHSLVEQAQGVCVENAITPPGELSQPPSMLCGEDGQWVGQPTSSCACRPGYETGTSDVRCRACTSGRFKSESGPSGCRVCPANSNTRIPGSAYCLCLPGYYRADSDPPHAACTRPPSAPRSIVSQINDTTVTLEWSEPLDRGGRPDLTYRIICSICRPTAKGLASSCSPCDDGVLFKPAQQGLTQRRVVVGGLIPHSSYSFTIQALNGVSEISQVEPSSNRVNVTTRKDVPLPVVGLRRVAASESTFTLEWNAALLQNQNHILDYQLRYYAKDGEDAGQWHYLSSRTSSVVIPGLRRSTQYLVQVRARSQAGYGPFSAAGSFSTLPDGVAHGQLVLTAVLVSLAILLLMAAVIIALCCYRRRRKESQISDKIGHYQMGQTMKVYIDPFTYEDPNEAVREFAKEIDASFVKIEEVIGAGEFGEVCRGRLRVPGRKENYVAIKTLKGGYTEKQRRDFLSEASIMGQFQHPNIIHLEGVITTSCPVMILTEFMENGALDSFLRVNDGQFTTIQLVGMLRGIAAGMKYLSDMSFVHRDLAARNILVNSNLVCKVSDFGLSRFLTENSSDPTYTSSLGGKIPIRWTAPEAIAYRKFTSASDAWSYGIVMWEVMSYGERPYWDMSNQDVINAIEQDYRLPPPPECPASLHGLMLDCWQKERANRPRFCDVVAALDRLIRNPASLKVTHPEGPSPSQPLLDQRIPPPLSACGSVSEWLRAIKMERYEQSFLQAGFTSLDLVSQLDTEDLLRVGVTLAGHQKKILSSIQTLRIHKVSPTMVY